A DNA window from Pseudomonas tohonis contains the following coding sequences:
- a CDS encoding nitrate reductase: MSQTTASTCCYCGVGCGVLIEHDGTHILGVAGDPTHPANFGRLCSKGSTLHLTGDLDARALHPELRLGKGLARARVDWDSALDHAAARFAETIAEHGPDSVAFYVSGQLLTEDYYAFNKLARALVGTHNIDSNSRLCMSSAVVGYKRSLGADAPPCSYEDIEQSDCVLIAGSNMAFAHPVLFRRLEEARARRPDMRVIVVDPRRTDTCELADLHLAITPGSDVALFHGILHILLWEGWVDRRFIERHTEGFDALKERVRDFGPARVAELCGIDAADLLRCAEWIGRTPSFLSLWCMGLNQSSAGSAKNSALINLHLATGQIGRAGAGPFSLTGQPNAMGGRETGSLANLLPGHREAGDAGHRAEVAAHWGVERLPETPGLSAIDLFDAVADGRIKALWIACTNPAQSLPDQQRVHAALAACPLVVVQEAFFTTETCRHADLLLPAASWGEKEGTVTNSERRISHVRRAVPAPGEARPDWAIVCDFARRLERHLRPGQPSLFDFTGPEALFEEYKPLTAGRDLDLTGIGYGLIDAHGPQQWPYPAGASQGSARLYGDGRFPTPSGRARFIDDPYIAPRERRELRYPLVLNTGRLRDQWHGMSRTGTAARLFGHVEQAQLGLHPAEMRRRQLGDGDLVRVKSRRGELVVPVMGDEALRPGQAFLPMHWGDRFLKGLGVNVLTTPACDPLSKQPELKHAGVEVERVDLPWQLFVLVEGDVQARFELLRPLCEAFTYANLGLVGRERPALVLRAAHATAPDVAVLERIDRLLQLDQGPVMAYDDPQRAVGKRVRIEQGRITALRLAGETAAWSWLKSLWQEGRVDADLRRWLLAPLSAPPGTGACSANRTLCNCMDVGLQAVQAGIARGLDLAGLKEALGCGTRCGSCVPEIKRMLAAQPAPTAVNA, from the coding sequence ATGAGCCAGACCACCGCCTCCACCTGCTGCTACTGCGGCGTCGGCTGTGGCGTGCTGATCGAGCACGACGGCACGCACATCCTCGGTGTCGCCGGCGACCCGACGCACCCGGCCAACTTCGGACGCCTGTGCAGCAAGGGCTCCACGCTGCACCTGACGGGTGATCTCGACGCCCGCGCACTGCACCCGGAACTGCGCCTGGGCAAGGGGCTGGCACGTGCCCGGGTGGACTGGGACAGCGCGCTGGACCACGCCGCCGCACGCTTCGCCGAGACCATCGCCGAGCACGGGCCGGACAGCGTGGCCTTCTATGTCTCCGGCCAGTTGCTGACCGAGGACTACTACGCCTTCAACAAGCTGGCCCGCGCCCTGGTGGGCACCCATAACATCGACAGCAATTCGCGGCTGTGCATGTCTTCCGCCGTGGTCGGCTACAAGCGCAGCCTGGGTGCCGACGCGCCGCCCTGCTCCTACGAGGACATCGAGCAGAGCGACTGCGTGCTGATCGCCGGCAGCAACATGGCCTTCGCCCACCCGGTGCTGTTCCGTCGCCTGGAAGAGGCCAGGGCCAGGCGCCCGGACATGCGCGTGATCGTGGTCGACCCGCGCCGCACCGACACCTGCGAGCTGGCCGACCTGCACCTGGCGATCACCCCGGGCAGCGACGTGGCGCTGTTCCACGGCATCCTCCACATCCTGCTGTGGGAGGGCTGGGTGGACCGGCGCTTCATCGAGCGCCACACCGAAGGCTTCGATGCGCTCAAGGAGCGCGTGCGCGACTTCGGCCCGGCGCGGGTGGCGGAGCTATGCGGAATCGATGCCGCCGATCTGCTGCGCTGCGCCGAGTGGATCGGCCGCACGCCGAGCTTCCTCTCGCTCTGGTGCATGGGCCTGAACCAGTCGAGCGCCGGCAGCGCCAAGAACAGCGCGCTGATCAACCTGCACCTGGCCACCGGGCAGATCGGCCGGGCGGGTGCCGGGCCCTTCTCCCTCACCGGCCAACCCAACGCCATGGGTGGCCGCGAGACGGGCAGCCTGGCGAACCTGCTGCCCGGCCATCGCGAGGCGGGCGATGCCGGACACCGCGCCGAAGTGGCGGCCCATTGGGGGGTGGAGCGCTTGCCGGAGACACCGGGGCTGTCGGCCATCGACCTGTTCGACGCCGTGGCCGACGGGCGCATCAAGGCCCTGTGGATCGCCTGCACCAACCCGGCCCAGTCCCTCCCCGACCAGCAGCGGGTGCACGCGGCGCTGGCTGCCTGCCCCTTAGTGGTCGTCCAGGAGGCCTTCTTCACCACTGAGACCTGCCGCCACGCCGACCTGCTGCTGCCCGCCGCCAGCTGGGGCGAGAAGGAAGGCACCGTGACCAATTCCGAACGCCGCATCAGCCATGTGCGCCGCGCCGTTCCTGCGCCCGGCGAGGCGCGCCCGGACTGGGCCATCGTCTGCGACTTCGCCCGGCGGCTGGAACGCCACCTGCGCCCGGGACAGCCCAGCCTGTTCGATTTCACAGGCCCCGAAGCGCTGTTCGAGGAGTACAAGCCGCTCACCGCCGGCCGCGACCTGGACCTGACCGGCATCGGCTACGGCCTGATCGACGCCCATGGCCCGCAGCAGTGGCCCTACCCCGCCGGCGCCAGCCAGGGCAGCGCGCGGCTCTATGGCGACGGGCGCTTCCCCACGCCGAGCGGCCGTGCGCGCTTCATCGACGATCCCTACATCGCCCCTCGGGAACGCCGCGAACTGCGTTATCCGCTGGTGCTCAACACCGGCCGGCTGCGCGACCAGTGGCACGGCATGAGCCGCACGGGCACCGCTGCCCGGCTGTTCGGCCACGTGGAGCAGGCGCAGCTGGGGCTGCACCCGGCGGAGATGCGCCGCCGCCAGCTCGGGGACGGCGATCTGGTGCGGGTGAAGAGCCGTCGCGGCGAGCTGGTGGTGCCGGTCATGGGCGACGAGGCCCTGCGCCCCGGCCAGGCCTTCCTGCCCATGCATTGGGGCGATCGCTTCCTCAAGGGGCTGGGCGTCAACGTGCTGACCACCCCGGCCTGCGATCCACTCTCGAAGCAGCCGGAACTCAAGCACGCCGGTGTCGAGGTGGAGCGGGTGGACCTGCCCTGGCAGCTCTTCGTGCTGGTGGAGGGGGATGTGCAGGCGCGCTTCGAACTGCTGCGCCCCCTGTGCGAGGCCTTCACCTACGCCAACCTGGGGCTGGTCGGGCGTGAACGCCCTGCCCTGGTGCTGCGCGCGGCCCATGCGACAGCCCCGGATGTCGCCGTGCTGGAGCGTATCGACAGGTTGCTGCAACTGGATCAGGGGCCGGTGATGGCCTATGACGACCCGCAACGAGCGGTGGGCAAGCGCGTGCGCATCGAGCAGGGGCGCATCACTGCGCTGCGCCTGGCAGGCGAAACCGCCGCCTGGAGCTGGCTCAAGAGCCTGTGGCAGGAAGGACGGGTGGATGCGGATCTGCGTCGCTGGCTGCTGGCGCCTTTGAGCGCGCCGCCCGGCACCGGCGCCTGCTCCGCCAACCGCACGTTGTGCAACTGCATGGACGTCGGCCTGCAGGCGGTGCAGGCGGGCATCGCCAGGGGGCTGGACCTGGCCGGGCTGAAGGAAGCGCTGGGCTGCGGCACGCGTTGCGGCTCCTGCGTACCGGAAATCAAGAGAATGCTGGCGGCGCAGCCCGCGCCGACCGCGGTGAACGCCTGA